The following proteins are encoded in a genomic region of Syntrophotaleaceae bacterium:
- a CDS encoding UbiA-like polyprenyltransferase, with product MQNALYRKTRTVLEMIKFSHTVFAFPFALTGVLLVVLEEGAWPSWGRLGWICAALVGARSGAMAINRLIDIQIDRDNPRTANRHLPSGQVTAPEAWLLVVLSFSLLMLAAWQLNPLCFFLSPILIGLFILYPFCKRFTAGSHLILGLCLAAAPVGAWIALRGNLDWPPLVLGTAVLVWVAGFDILYALQDEDFDRSYGLYSIPARFGAANALVMARLLHLAMVLLLLLLGFISPFGIVYLAGVGVVGGLLLYEHRLIRADDLSRLDTAFFAMNGYISLCFFTFSLLDVLVGR from the coding sequence ATGCAAAACGCTTTATATCGCAAGACCCGAACGGTGCTGGAGATGATCAAATTTTCCCACACCGTTTTCGCTTTTCCCTTTGCCCTTACCGGCGTTTTGCTGGTCGTGCTGGAGGAGGGCGCCTGGCCATCCTGGGGTCGGCTGGGGTGGATCTGCGCGGCGCTGGTCGGGGCCCGTTCGGGGGCAATGGCCATCAACCGGTTGATCGATATCCAGATCGATCGCGACAATCCCCGCACTGCCAACCGCCATCTGCCTTCCGGTCAGGTGACAGCCCCCGAGGCCTGGCTGCTGGTGGTTCTGTCCTTCTCCCTGCTGATGCTGGCCGCCTGGCAACTGAATCCTCTCTGTTTCTTTCTCTCCCCGATCCTGATCGGACTGTTCATACTCTACCCCTTCTGCAAGCGCTTCACCGCCGGTTCCCATCTGATTCTCGGGCTCTGTCTGGCAGCCGCTCCCGTGGGAGCCTGGATCGCCCTGCGCGGCAATCTCGACTGGCCGCCGCTGGTGCTCGGAACGGCTGTTCTTGTCTGGGTGGCCGGTTTCGATATTCTCTATGCCCTGCAGGACGAGGACTTCGACCGAAGCTACGGTCTCTATTCCATCCCGGCCCGCTTCGGCGCGGCGAATGCCCTTGTGATGGCCAGACTGCTGCACCTGGCGATGGTTCTGCTGCTGCTGCTGCTCGGTTTCATTTCTCCCTTCGGGATCGTTTATCTGGCCGGAGTCGGAGTGGTCGGGGGCCTGCTCTTGTATGAGCATCGCCTGATCAGGGCGGATGATCTGAGCAGGCTCGATACCGCCTTTTTCGCCATGAACGGCTATATCAGCCTCTGTTTTTTCACTTTTTCACTGCTGGATGTTCTGGTCGGACGTTGA
- a CDS encoding Slp family lipoprotein, translated as MKNLLTFFGLLIMAALLAGCGSVLSEDALSRVNYAVDYPQIKANPDRHVGKTLILGGMILENNVSNEGTTLEILKYTLDDQDNPENPDEPMGRFLAKTSRLLDPSVYESGRLVTMTGTLTGTEVKPLQKANYTYPVFEIEELVLVPERTYRDYYYPYYPYYYDPFYWRYPYWHRYPYWW; from the coding sequence ATGAAAAACCTCCTTACTTTTTTCGGTCTGTTGATTATGGCGGCGCTTCTTGCGGGATGCGGTTCAGTTCTGTCCGAAGATGCCCTCTCCCGGGTCAACTATGCAGTCGATTATCCACAGATCAAGGCCAATCCGGACCGGCATGTAGGCAAAACCCTTATTCTGGGCGGCATGATTCTCGAGAATAACGTGAGTAATGAAGGAACGACTCTCGAAATCCTGAAATATACCTTGGACGATCAGGACAACCCTGAAAATCCGGATGAACCGATGGGGCGTTTTCTGGCCAAAACCAGCCGCCTGCTCGATCCGAGTGTCTATGAATCGGGCCGATTGGTCACCATGACCGGTACCCTGACCGGGACCGAGGTGAAACCCCTGCAGAAAGCGAATTACACCTACCCGGTCTTCGAGATCGAGGAACTGGTTCTCGTGCCCGAAAGAACCTATCGGGATTACTATTATCCCTACTATCCCTACTACTATGATCCCTTCTACTGGCGCTATCCCTACTGGCACCGGTACCCTTACTGGTGGTAG
- a CDS encoding flavin prenyltransferase UbiX encodes MEKIVVAITGASGAVYGLRIVEELLRAGRQVVLLLTSSGLDVLRYETGLEWEGTTSQRRQLMRDYFDGSRSLEHYDERDLLAPVSSGSSAADAAIVAPCSMGTAARIAGGMSGNLIERVADVALKENRPLLLVPRETPFNQIHLENLLRLSRAGARIVPAMPAFYHRPQKMEDLVDFVVGKVLDNLGIDHQLYRRWDDR; translated from the coding sequence ATGGAAAAGATTGTCGTCGCCATCACGGGAGCCTCCGGAGCCGTATACGGACTGCGGATCGTCGAGGAACTGCTGCGCGCCGGCCGCCAGGTAGTCCTTTTGCTGACCTCCAGCGGTCTGGATGTGCTCCGCTACGAGACCGGCCTGGAGTGGGAGGGCACCACATCCCAGCGGCGCCAGTTGATGCGGGACTATTTCGACGGCAGCCGGTCCCTTGAGCATTACGACGAACGGGACCTGCTCGCGCCGGTGTCCAGCGGGTCCTCGGCTGCCGACGCGGCCATCGTCGCCCCCTGCTCCATGGGCACCGCGGCCCGCATCGCCGGAGGCATGAGCGGCAACCTGATCGAAAGGGTGGCCGACGTTGCACTGAAAGAGAATCGGCCGTTGCTGCTGGTGCCGCGGGAAACCCCCTTCAACCAGATCCATCTGGAAAACCTGCTCCGCCTGTCCCGGGCGGGGGCGCGGATCGTTCCGGCCATGCCGGCTTTTTATCACCGGCCGCAGAAAATGGAAGACCTGGTCGATTTTGTGGTGGGGAAGGTGTTGGACAATCTGGGGATTGACCATCAGCTCTATCGGCGGTGGGATGATCGGTGA